A section of the Spirosoma pollinicola genome encodes:
- a CDS encoding TldD/PmbA family protein: MSVILPEADAKALLQKALTYSKADECEVHLEGEEWSNIRYALNKVSTCGSKVYKTLSVQSAYGKKVGVATIDELDDASLEKVVRRSEEIARLAPENPEYMGVLGPQKYVPASGFFDATATLSAEARAKAVGQSIQIARSEKQTVAGYLEDRVSYSAMMNTKGLFAYYPSTKVNFSATIRTENGTGSGFSAQGVSDFPKLNTASATQIALQKALGSVGARAIEPGKYTVILEPLAAAVLLEHLFRSLDARSADEGRSFLSKPGGKTKLGEQLMDERVTIYSDPTNPELPASPWAADGRAQEKINWIEKGVVKNLSYSRYWAQKKGVKAVPAPTNVMMVGGTASLDELIKSTQRGILVTKFWYIRSVDPQSLLVTGLTRDGTFYIENGKIKHPVKNFRFNESPVIMLNNLETLGKVERVVSTEGSFTNYLIPAMKIREFTFTSLSDAV, encoded by the coding sequence ATGTCTGTTATTCTACCCGAAGCCGACGCCAAAGCGCTCTTACAAAAGGCATTAACCTACTCGAAAGCCGACGAATGCGAAGTGCATTTAGAGGGCGAAGAATGGAGTAATATTCGATACGCCCTCAATAAAGTCTCCACATGCGGTTCCAAAGTCTATAAAACACTGTCGGTTCAATCAGCTTATGGCAAAAAAGTAGGCGTTGCGACCATCGACGAACTGGACGATGCGTCGCTGGAAAAAGTCGTTCGTCGGTCGGAAGAAATCGCCCGGCTGGCTCCCGAAAATCCGGAATACATGGGCGTACTGGGACCACAAAAATACGTACCAGCAAGTGGCTTCTTCGATGCTACGGCAACCCTTTCGGCAGAAGCTCGTGCCAAAGCAGTCGGCCAGAGTATACAAATTGCCCGTTCGGAGAAACAGACCGTGGCTGGTTATTTGGAAGACAGGGTCAGCTATTCGGCCATGATGAACACCAAAGGTTTATTCGCGTATTATCCCAGCACAAAGGTCAATTTCAGCGCAACGATCCGTACCGAAAACGGAACAGGTTCGGGCTTTTCAGCTCAGGGCGTGAGTGATTTCCCCAAATTAAATACCGCATCGGCTACACAGATTGCGCTCCAAAAAGCACTTGGTTCGGTCGGTGCACGGGCCATAGAGCCGGGCAAGTACACCGTTATTCTCGAACCATTGGCGGCTGCTGTTTTGCTCGAACACCTCTTTCGTAGTCTGGATGCCCGTAGCGCCGATGAAGGCCGCTCCTTCCTGAGCAAACCCGGCGGCAAAACGAAACTCGGCGAGCAACTCATGGACGAGCGGGTAACGATCTACTCTGACCCCACCAATCCAGAACTACCCGCATCGCCCTGGGCTGCCGACGGACGAGCGCAGGAGAAAATAAACTGGATTGAGAAAGGCGTTGTCAAAAACCTGTCATATTCTCGCTACTGGGCGCAAAAGAAAGGCGTAAAAGCTGTTCCTGCCCCAACGAATGTGATGATGGTAGGCGGAACAGCTTCGCTCGACGAACTCATCAAAAGCACTCAGCGCGGCATTCTGGTTACCAAGTTCTGGTACATCCGCTCGGTCGACCCACAGTCGCTACTGGTTACGGGACTAACCCGCGATGGGACATTTTACATTGAGAACGGTAAAATAAAGCACCCAGTCAAGAATTTCCGGTTCAACGAAAGCCCGGTTATCATGCTCAACAATCTGGAAACGCTCGGGAAAGTAGAACGGGTTGTGAGCACAGAAGGCTCCTTCACGAACTACCTGATTCCAGCCATGAAGATTCGGGAATTTACGTTTACGAGTTTGTCGGATGCGGTGTGA
- a CDS encoding endonuclease domain-containing protein, with the protein MKELRRELRQKQTKAEEVLWAELRGRRLINVKFRRQHSFGHFIVDFYCFDFKLVIEIDGAVHNTREARISDAEREVVLCDLGLTVMRFTNNDVLNRLDNVLQKIQENLQ; encoded by the coding sequence ATGAAAGAACTTCGTCGGGAACTTCGACAGAAACAGACAAAAGCGGAAGAAGTACTGTGGGCAGAACTACGCGGACGACGATTGATAAATGTAAAATTCCGTCGTCAACACAGTTTTGGGCATTTCATAGTTGATTTTTACTGCTTCGACTTTAAGCTTGTTATCGAAATTGATGGTGCCGTTCACAACACTAGAGAAGCTCGTATCAGTGACGCAGAGCGCGAAGTGGTTCTTTGTGACCTAGGCTTAACGGTAATGCGTTTTACAAATAACGATGTACTGAACAGGCTGGATAACGTCCTTCAAAAGATTCAAGAGAATCTACAGTAA